The following are encoded in a window of Bacillus sp. SORGH_AS_0510 genomic DNA:
- a CDS encoding GT-D fold domain-containing glycosyltransferase, whose amino-acid sequence MTFSFSKEQWEYIYKLGYPGPWDKTFFASEAIYRGGEALVQQHLKPHQYLPYNLEEIIEVGLKGLSDNIIHLKSADEVANQILGALKNTTGLSVIRLGDGEILALAHGILVSTEEINKSAKLKYALGGFAVPNHQKRDELTRNLLEADIVGIPEARYPTYQRLFNNLAKTIQLPLNKMNLTNSRINYLMNDETTLYHEILINYRVLLIGNKAQDGMEFFKNLGYKNIVGAIPVPSIYEVPKVLEEVRSYEFDVAFVSAGIPANLICVDIAKKDKVAIDFGHLLDWYISGKKKIKQK is encoded by the coding sequence TTGACTTTTTCATTTTCAAAAGAGCAATGGGAGTACATTTATAAATTGGGGTATCCCGGTCCCTGGGATAAGACCTTTTTTGCGTCAGAAGCAATATATAGAGGTGGAGAAGCACTTGTGCAACAGCATCTAAAGCCCCACCAATACCTTCCTTATAATTTGGAAGAGATTATCGAGGTAGGTTTGAAGGGATTATCGGACAACATCATACACCTAAAAAGTGCCGATGAAGTAGCTAATCAAATTTTAGGAGCATTAAAGAATACAACAGGACTAAGTGTCATCCGACTGGGAGATGGGGAAATTCTTGCATTAGCACATGGTATTTTAGTTTCAACTGAAGAAATTAACAAAAGTGCTAAATTAAAATATGCATTAGGTGGGTTTGCTGTACCTAATCACCAAAAAAGAGATGAGTTGACTCGTAATTTACTAGAAGCAGATATTGTCGGTATTCCAGAGGCCAGATATCCAACCTATCAACGATTATTTAACAACTTAGCCAAGACCATTCAATTGCCATTAAATAAAATGAATCTTACCAATTCACGTATTAACTATTTAATGAATGATGAAACCACTTTATATCATGAAATCCTAATAAACTACCGGGTTTTACTCATTGGGAACAAGGCACAGGACGGGATGGAATTTTTTAAAAACCTAGGATACAAGAATATTGTAGGTGCCATACCAGTTCCTAGTATTTATGAAGTACCTAAGGTTCTCGAAGAAGTAAGGAGCTATGAATTTGACGTTGCATTTGTCTCTGCAGGAATTCCTGCCAATCTCATTTGTGTTGATATTGCCAAAAAAGACAAAGTAGCGATTGACTTTGGTCATTTACTTGATTGGTACATTAGTGGAAAGAAAAAAATTAAACAAAAATAA
- a CDS encoding S-Ena type endospore appendage, translated as MSGCGKNCHNDCHKCHKKVCHDDCFKCIRHNKCKEDCKNECKCDIQLVKDCVCCEWSVPEGQTQTVFQTGGFEQIFGSGFISFDCGPGMDYVTVQFFLGNTPVGMPINVFQDSCVTFTFTKFDRITVTCQAVPGGMNGDADCECDNCEGEICITTRFPVC; from the coding sequence ATGAGTGGGTGTGGGAAAAATTGCCACAATGACTGTCATAAATGTCATAAGAAAGTTTGCCATGACGATTGTTTTAAATGTATCCGCCACAACAAATGCAAAGAAGATTGTAAAAATGAATGCAAATGTGATATTCAGCTAGTGAAGGATTGTGTTTGCTGTGAGTGGTCTGTTCCTGAAGGCCAAACACAAACAGTCTTCCAAACAGGCGGATTTGAACAAATCTTTGGCTCTGGCTTTATCAGCTTTGATTGTGGTCCGGGAATGGACTATGTTACTGTTCAGTTCTTTTTAGGCAATACGCCTGTTGGTATGCCAATTAATGTATTTCAAGATAGCTGCGTAACATTTACTTTCACAAAGTTTGACCGAATCACTGTAACTTGTCAGGCGGTACCTGGTGGGATGAATGGGGATGCAGACTGTGAATGCGATAACTGCGAAGGCGAAATTTGTATCACTACTAGGTTCCCGGTTTGTTAA
- a CDS encoding glycosyltransferase, producing the protein MISVVLAVYNNEKFIGDAIESILNQTFTDFELIIINDGSTDGTDEVIQSFNDPRIRYVKQENKGVAGAKNAGLKLAQGDYITIHDSDDISLPNRFERMLKGLESSDIGFTHCDMLLINEKGQPFGYWQSNNIFPESMYSFFLNIGTPFNNPTILFKKEAVNGLLFDESVKVGSDTDHVLQIAREWKSYHIPEPLYLYRRHQTNVTNNKDYEVLTKHVKKHLNEEELKWITEVNWQAPEENPLFKAKLIAGVALSRRWMLDEAIYLFREAIPLINNKQERDFFEGMKGLVEKDYQRSINIFTNIPEKDHIIENYLGEALLSLKKYDEAFLHFRQALSLHPNYNEPLQNIRALGLLKGQHSIDRRVNRYK; encoded by the coding sequence ATGATTAGTGTCGTACTTGCTGTTTACAATAATGAGAAGTTTATCGGTGACGCTATTGAAAGTATATTGAATCAAACGTTTACTGATTTTGAATTAATTATTATTAATGATGGATCCACTGACGGGACAGATGAAGTCATTCAATCCTTTAATGACCCACGAATTCGGTACGTTAAACAGGAAAATAAAGGGGTTGCTGGCGCAAAGAATGCTGGTCTTAAACTAGCACAAGGTGATTACATTACCATTCATGACTCAGATGATATCTCCCTTCCCAACCGATTTGAAAGAATGCTAAAGGGGTTGGAATCAAGTGATATTGGATTTACCCACTGTGATATGCTATTAATAAACGAAAAAGGTCAACCATTTGGGTACTGGCAATCTAATAATATATTTCCAGAATCTATGTACTCTTTCTTTCTAAATATAGGAACCCCGTTTAATAACCCAACCATACTATTTAAAAAAGAAGCAGTGAATGGTCTATTGTTTGATGAGAGCGTAAAAGTTGGTTCAGACACAGACCATGTTCTTCAAATTGCAAGGGAATGGAAATCCTATCATATTCCTGAACCTTTATACCTTTATAGAAGACACCAAACAAATGTGACAAACAATAAGGACTACGAAGTGTTAACAAAACATGTAAAAAAACATCTAAATGAGGAAGAGTTAAAATGGATTACAGAGGTTAATTGGCAGGCCCCAGAGGAAAATCCATTGTTTAAGGCTAAACTAATCGCAGGCGTAGCTCTTTCCCGAAGATGGATGTTGGATGAGGCGATCTATTTGTTCAGAGAGGCTATTCCACTAATCAACAATAAACAGGAAAGGGACTTTTTCGAAGGCATGAAGGGCCTTGTAGAAAAGGATTATCAGCGATCTATAAACATATTTACTAATATACCGGAAAAAGATCATATCATTGAGAATTACTTAGGCGAAGCCTTACTCTCTCTTAAAAAATATGACGAAGCCTTTTTACATTTTAGACAGGCACTTTCTCTTCATCCAAACTATAACGAACCTTTACAAAACATTAGGGCTTTAGGACTTTTAAAAGGCCAGCATTCTATAGATAGACGTGTCAATCGATACAAATAA
- a CDS encoding NAD-dependent epimerase/dehydratase family protein encodes MKVLVTGGAGFIGSNVVEGLIDEGYRTVIVDNLSSGKQKFIHPEAKFYSLNILEDNLKTVFEKERPDAVIHLAAQINVQDSLEKSTLDAEVNILGTLKILELCRKYNCKLIYSSSAAVYGNPVYLPVDERHPINPLSNYGISKYTPEMYIYLFSQLYSLDYTILRYANVYGIRQEPEGEGGVVSIFIKKMLNNEAPIIYGNGEQTRDFIYVKDVVSANLAALKKDTRGVFNISCNKEISINHLVDEINSLLNTKLTPIYKKFKSGDIIHSCLDNQLTIKKLDWNPEFSLREGLKKTIEYYQL; translated from the coding sequence ATGAAAGTTTTAGTAACTGGAGGAGCGGGGTTTATTGGATCTAATGTCGTCGAAGGGCTTATAGATGAAGGGTATAGAACGGTTATAGTAGATAATTTGTCTTCTGGGAAACAGAAATTTATTCATCCAGAAGCCAAATTTTATTCATTGAACATTCTTGAGGATAATTTAAAGACAGTATTTGAAAAAGAAAGGCCAGATGCAGTTATTCATCTAGCGGCGCAAATCAATGTTCAAGATTCTCTTGAGAAATCCACTCTAGACGCGGAGGTTAATATTCTAGGTACTTTGAAGATCTTGGAGTTATGCAGAAAATATAATTGTAAATTAATCTATTCCTCCTCTGCAGCGGTTTATGGAAATCCCGTTTATCTGCCTGTAGACGAACGGCATCCAATAAACCCGCTTTCTAACTATGGTATCTCTAAATACACACCTGAAATGTATATATATTTATTTTCGCAACTATACAGTTTAGATTACACCATCCTTCGTTATGCAAATGTCTATGGAATCAGACAAGAGCCAGAAGGTGAAGGCGGTGTGGTCTCTATTTTTATAAAAAAAATGCTCAATAATGAGGCTCCTATTATTTATGGGAATGGTGAACAGACAAGAGATTTTATCTATGTAAAAGATGTTGTATCCGCAAACTTAGCGGCTCTGAAAAAGGATACTCGAGGTGTATTCAATATTAGCTGTAATAAAGAAATCTCTATAAACCACCTTGTTGATGAAATAAATAGTTTACTAAATACAAAGCTAACGCCAATTTATAAAAAATTTAAATCGGGCGATATCATCCATAGTTGTTTGGATAACCAATTAACCATAAAGAAATTAGATTGGAATCCTGAATTCTCGCTTCGAGAGGGATTAAAGAAAACAATTGAATACTATCAACTGTGA
- a CDS encoding S-Ena type endospore appendage → MTPLLGHKQVIIGKYCQYPVIFYLQGGTVLSSIGLHGIKPFTTKYYLITSTDHSSGCLNLRLLKPSKHCSNKMILVPSDTCITVDRNCICGFQFLPCIPVGECEQSPIIIEDCMCAPFSIVSGYKETVLWKTNFHSSFSGSLSLCIEEGFHESLELRVYHHNLHEYCTYPITQEDEFFILQDCKMITLHRKVPLKKVKGIFEIKMAGELIDEDEVVPSFLQ, encoded by the coding sequence ATGACCCCATTGTTAGGACATAAACAAGTTATTATAGGTAAATACTGCCAATATCCAGTTATTTTTTACCTGCAAGGAGGAACGGTTTTAAGCAGTATTGGTTTGCATGGAATAAAACCATTTACCACAAAGTATTATTTAATTACATCAACGGATCATTCGAGCGGCTGTTTGAATCTAAGACTATTAAAACCTAGCAAACATTGCTCGAACAAGATGATCCTTGTACCTTCAGATACGTGTATAACCGTTGACAGGAATTGCATTTGCGGCTTTCAGTTTTTGCCTTGTATTCCAGTAGGTGAATGTGAACAAAGTCCAATAATTATTGAAGACTGCATGTGTGCTCCATTTAGTATAGTTTCCGGCTATAAGGAGACGGTGTTGTGGAAAACAAATTTCCATTCTTCTTTTAGTGGTTCTCTAAGCCTGTGCATTGAGGAAGGATTTCATGAGAGCTTGGAATTAAGGGTGTACCACCATAATTTGCATGAATATTGCACCTATCCGATTACACAAGAGGATGAGTTTTTTATTTTGCAGGACTGCAAGATGATTACACTTCACAGAAAGGTACCCTTGAAAAAAGTAAAAGGAATATTTGAAATAAAAATGGCAGGCGAATTAATAGATGAAGATGAAGTAGTTCCTTCCTTTTTGCAATAG
- a CDS encoding MoxR family ATPase, translated as MNPTIEKILANIEKVMIGKRNVAELSLVALLADGHVLLEDVPGVGKTMMVRALAKSVNANFRRIQFTPDLLPSDVTGVSIYNPKEMEFQFRPGPLMGNIILADEINRTSPKTQSALLEGMEEASVTIDGVTHKLNKPFFVMATQNPIEYEGTYPLPEAQLDRFLLKMRMGYPEMQEEIEVLNRAQKVPPIEELTPVVDLEGLLSLQRDIKEVFVDDSIKRYIVDIVNRTRGHGSVYLGASPRGSIALMKAAQAYAFMYGRDYVLPDDIQYLAAYVLSHRIILKSEAKFEGISAEEVVHRVVARVPVPVQRLVK; from the coding sequence ATGAATCCCACTATAGAGAAAATATTAGCAAATATTGAAAAGGTAATGATTGGGAAAAGAAATGTGGCAGAGCTTAGCCTTGTTGCCTTATTGGCTGATGGCCACGTATTATTAGAGGACGTTCCTGGTGTAGGAAAAACGATGATGGTACGGGCGCTTGCCAAATCCGTAAATGCGAATTTCCGTCGGATTCAATTTACGCCGGATTTATTGCCATCGGATGTAACCGGTGTATCCATATATAATCCAAAAGAGATGGAATTTCAATTTCGTCCAGGGCCATTGATGGGCAATATCATCCTTGCTGATGAAATTAACCGGACCTCGCCAAAGACTCAGTCCGCTCTTTTAGAGGGGATGGAGGAAGCAAGCGTGACGATTGATGGAGTCACTCATAAACTGAACAAACCATTTTTCGTAATGGCCACCCAAAACCCGATTGAATATGAAGGAACATATCCACTTCCAGAAGCACAGCTCGACCGTTTTCTGTTAAAAATGAGGATGGGCTACCCAGAGATGCAAGAAGAGATTGAAGTGCTGAATCGTGCCCAAAAGGTGCCGCCGATTGAAGAACTTACTCCTGTTGTCGATCTTGAGGGGCTGCTAAGCTTACAAAGAGATATCAAAGAGGTATTCGTTGATGATAGTATCAAGCGTTATATTGTAGATATCGTCAACCGGACGCGCGGACATGGCAGCGTGTATCTTGGAGCAAGTCCAAGGGGATCGATCGCCCTTATGAAGGCAGCGCAAGCCTATGCATTTATGTATGGCCGTGATTATGTATTGCCAGATGACATCCAATATCTAGCTGCATATGTATTATCCCACCGGATTATCTTAAAGTCTGAGGCAAAATTCGAAGGGATATCTGCAGAAGAAGTGGTGCATAGGGTGGTTGCAAGAGTCCCTGTACCGGTACAAAGGCTTGTGAAGTAA
- a CDS encoding glycosyltransferase — protein sequence MTTISLCMIVKNEEEVLANCLQSIQKICDEIIIVDTGSTDRTKEIAKQFTDKVLDFKWIDDFSAARNFAFSQATMDYILWLDADDVLLPNEQEKFHKLKATLDGTVDAVSMIYVIDRDEYGNPSFHYRRNRLVKRSKNFKWIGPVHEYLEVGGHILSSDIAVEHKKHIKKASTQISDRNLRIYENRIKNGEDFSPRDLFYFANELRDHQQYEKAIIYYNEFLRGKKGWIEDNIRACLYLADIHARRGEKEEEMDALLKTLAYDVPRPETSCRIGDYFKARKLFRTAVFWYDIAYQKKKITSGFQNESYSTWYPHLALCVCHWELGNVEKSIEHNKMAKKYRPNDKQVLFNEKFFNDYLKNKNGKK from the coding sequence ATGACAACCATTAGTCTTTGTATGATTGTGAAAAATGAAGAAGAAGTTTTAGCCAACTGTCTCCAAAGTATTCAAAAAATCTGTGATGAAATCATTATTGTGGATACAGGCTCCACGGATCGCACAAAAGAAATTGCTAAACAGTTTACGGATAAAGTATTGGACTTTAAATGGATTGATGATTTTTCAGCAGCCCGGAACTTTGCTTTCAGTCAGGCAACTATGGATTATATCCTGTGGCTAGATGCGGACGATGTGCTGCTTCCTAATGAACAGGAAAAGTTTCATAAATTGAAAGCAACGCTGGATGGAACTGTCGATGCCGTATCCATGATTTATGTAATTGACAGAGACGAATATGGTAACCCTTCTTTCCATTACAGAAGGAATCGCCTGGTGAAAAGGAGTAAGAACTTTAAGTGGATAGGACCCGTACATGAATACTTGGAAGTTGGCGGCCATATCCTTTCATCAGATATTGCTGTAGAACATAAAAAACATATAAAAAAGGCCAGCACTCAAATATCAGACAGGAATCTACGAATCTATGAAAATAGAATAAAAAATGGTGAGGATTTTTCCCCCAGGGACTTATTTTATTTCGCAAATGAGCTGCGTGATCATCAACAATATGAAAAAGCCATTATTTACTACAATGAGTTTCTTAGAGGTAAAAAGGGCTGGATTGAAGATAATATAAGAGCATGCCTTTATTTGGCTGATATTCATGCACGTAGAGGTGAGAAAGAGGAGGAAATGGATGCCCTTTTAAAAACACTAGCTTACGATGTTCCTCGCCCAGAAACTAGCTGCCGGATAGGGGATTACTTTAAAGCGAGAAAATTATTTCGAACAGCTGTCTTTTGGTATGATATCGCATACCAAAAGAAAAAAATAACTTCAGGTTTTCAGAACGAGTCATATTCTACCTGGTACCCTCATTTAGCCCTTTGTGTCTGCCATTGGGAATTAGGAAATGTAGAAAAATCCATTGAACATAATAAGATGGCAAAAAAATACCGTCCTAATGACAAGCAGGTTCTTTTCAACGAGAAGTTTTTTAATGATTACTTGAAAAATAAAAATGGAAAGAAATAA
- a CDS encoding glycosyltransferase family 4 protein: MIQELRSKELNKRLSRISLAKNQLLTELEKRNENLHIVYAMTHVGICGGVKVIFEHANKLQKAGAKVTLVSHFQKPSWFPIEAEYLQVPFDLELAKGIPNCDLIVATYWDHIQACIETGIAPVVYFEQGDFHLFDYESMNRTLKNFIHKQFQIPPFIYTVSNQAASLISKIYGREAQVFPNAVDDTIFSTNGDKEIGERPYMLMVGGESAAFKGIPTIIEAYKKVKEELDIDLYWITPGNPSEDKKNQVTKVFVNPSQQKIGSLYRGAALYICGSTYENFPLPPLEAMACGCPVVTTNNPGSLEYAVHEQNALICNMKDPVDMAEKIRKVFVNPEIKEKLINNGLSTANQFKWENIIQNILEYYTSIAANQVKSESSIDDWEIGINEEDLVNKKDYDKLKKFLLVTNADIVKAPVLYHFNKIPQLARWETIAIRKDGEDGIVEHCFCPILLQNQLQLYDLNGYQSFLTKQFDEALEEFTQLYNNETSNLQAVWGKWMVLTLIRLQRKQEAKQRVKQLIKQYPHNADMYKLNILLTEDGKQDLYSTEMIKVLGDATSFPEFFYPIQP, translated from the coding sequence GTGATACAGGAACTTCGATCAAAAGAATTAAATAAACGGTTATCCAGAATATCTTTAGCGAAAAATCAGTTATTAACTGAACTTGAAAAAAGGAATGAGAATCTCCATATTGTCTATGCGATGACCCATGTAGGCATATGCGGCGGGGTGAAAGTGATATTTGAACATGCAAATAAGCTGCAAAAAGCTGGGGCTAAAGTAACTTTGGTGTCCCATTTCCAAAAGCCCTCCTGGTTCCCTATAGAAGCTGAGTATCTTCAAGTACCTTTTGATCTCGAACTTGCAAAAGGGATTCCAAACTGTGATCTCATTGTCGCTACTTACTGGGATCATATCCAAGCATGTATCGAAACAGGGATAGCACCTGTCGTCTATTTTGAACAGGGAGATTTTCATCTATTTGACTATGAATCAATGAATCGAACGTTAAAGAATTTTATTCATAAACAATTCCAAATACCACCTTTTATTTATACAGTTTCTAATCAGGCAGCAAGCTTGATTTCTAAGATATATGGAAGAGAAGCACAGGTTTTTCCTAATGCAGTAGATGATACTATATTTTCAACAAATGGAGATAAGGAAATCGGAGAACGTCCCTACATGTTGATGGTGGGTGGAGAGAGTGCTGCGTTTAAAGGGATACCAACCATCATTGAGGCTTATAAAAAGGTAAAAGAGGAATTAGATATTGACCTTTACTGGATTACACCAGGAAACCCTTCTGAAGACAAAAAAAATCAGGTCACAAAGGTATTTGTGAATCCGTCACAACAAAAGATTGGCAGTTTATATAGGGGAGCAGCTTTATATATTTGTGGATCTACCTACGAAAATTTTCCTCTTCCACCCCTTGAAGCCATGGCTTGTGGCTGTCCTGTTGTGACAACCAATAATCCTGGATCATTAGAATATGCGGTACACGAACAAAATGCATTAATCTGTAACATGAAGGACCCTGTAGATATGGCGGAAAAGATACGAAAAGTATTTGTAAATCCTGAGATAAAAGAGAAATTAATAAATAATGGACTCTCAACAGCCAATCAATTTAAATGGGAAAATATTATTCAAAATATCTTGGAGTATTATACAAGTATTGCTGCAAACCAAGTAAAATCGGAGTCTTCAATAGATGATTGGGAGATTGGTATAAATGAAGAGGACTTGGTTAACAAGAAAGATTATGATAAGCTAAAAAAATTTCTTCTAGTAACGAATGCTGATATCGTAAAAGCACCTGTTCTTTATCATTTCAATAAAATTCCCCAGTTGGCAAGGTGGGAGACCATTGCCATTCGAAAGGACGGAGAGGACGGGATTGTTGAACATTGCTTTTGTCCAATCTTGCTGCAAAATCAACTACAATTGTATGACTTAAATGGATACCAGTCATTTTTAACAAAACAATTTGATGAAGCGCTAGAGGAATTTACCCAGTTATATAATAATGAAACTTCAAACTTGCAGGCTGTTTGGGGCAAATGGATGGTGCTAACGTTAATCAGACTGCAGCGGAAACAAGAAGCTAAGCAGAGAGTAAAACAGCTAATTAAACAATATCCTCATAATGCAGATATGTATAAGCTAAATATTTTATTAACTGAGGATGGAAAACAAGACTTGTATTCAACAGAGATGATAAAAGTATTAGGAGATGCAACATCCTTTCCGGAGTTTTTTTATCCTATTCAACCATAA